In Marinobacterium sp. LSUCC0821, the DNA window CCTTAAATTCAACTTCTATTGACTAGCTGGTCGTACCAGCCAGCATCCCACAATATGAAATCCACTATCTGAAACCATTTCCACAATATGAATAGTTAGGCAGAATAAATGGACAATAAATGGAGTGCCTAATGAGCGATACCAGCGGTTCTAAAATTCAAGTTATTGATCGAGCAGTACAGATACTAGAAGCACTAGCGCGCTATTCAAAGCCTGTAAAACTTAAGATATTGAGTGCTGAAACGGGTCTTCACCCTTCGACTGTACACCGCATTCTGCACTCTCTGATTGATAACCATTTTGTCGAGAATAACGGTAACGGCGAATACCGACTCGGGCAGAAACTTATTCAGCTGACTAATGGTCTTCACTCTGAGATCGATATCCGAGCTGTTGCCCTTCCCCACATGGAAGCACTACGCGATAGAACAGGTGAAACAGTCAACCTAACCCTGCGAGAAGGCGATGTTGTCATCTATTTCGAGAAGGCTACTCCAAACCGCATGATGCATGTAAACCAGCTCATTGGCAGCCGCGCACCGCTTCACGTAACGGCAGTAGGTAAGCTGATGCTGGGTCTAGGCGGGGAGTCTGGGATTGAGGGGTATGCCAAACGTACCAACCTGCCTGCATACACACGAAACACACTTAGCAACCTCGACAAACTCAAAGAGGATTGCCTGATCAATGTTGAACAGGGCTATGCATTGGATAATGAAGAGGCAGAGATTGGCGTAGGTTGTATCGGAGTACTGTTATACGACCGTAACGGTAAGGTAGCTGCTGGGCTTTCAGTATCTGCGCCGATTGAACGCCGCAAACCCGAGTGGATTGAAGATATTAAACGCGTCGGCGCTCAAATTTCCGAACAGCTAGGATACCGAAGCTAAGCAGGGATTATGCTGGGGTCAGAGTCACATTCATGTGACTCTGACCCCGGTGCGTTTGAAGAAGTGAAAAACTAACTTTAAGCCTGTAGAGTCTGGAACTCTTTTTCCCAAACCTTAGTTTGTTTCTTAGATGGTCCACCCACGATATCCAGCGCATGACGCAAACGTGCACGGCTCATATCAGGTCCTAGAATCGACATCGAATCCACAACGGATACAGACTGTGATGTACCTGCAATCGCCACAAATAGCGGGAACAGGAAATCACGAATCTTAATATCCATCGCGTCACTCAAACCTTTGAGGCTATTAAAGAGTGAATCACGGTCCCAGGCGCGCTGTTGATCCAGATGCCATACTGCAAACTGCAGAATACGACGCACCGACTCTTCGTCGAGTGATTTGTGTGCAAAGCTCTCCAGCGAAATTGGCATCATTCCTGATAAGAAGAAGCTTGCTAAAGGTGCGACATCCGAGAACTTCTCAACACGCGGCTGAATCAGCGGAATAATCTGCATAAGGTACTCAGGGTTGAGTGCCCACTTCTGGAACTCAGCTGCAAAAGCGGCAGGATCTAGCTCTTCACGAATCCATAGACCGTTCAACCAGCTCAGCTTCTCCTGATCGAAAACGGGACCACCAAGCGATACACGCTGAATATCGAAATTATCGAACATCTGCTGACGCGTGAACTTTTCAGACTCATCTGGCATAGACCAACCCATACGACCGAGGTAGTTCAATAGTGCTTCAGGTAGGTAGCCCATACGCTTGTAGTACAAGATTGAGGTAGGGTTCTTACGCTTAGAGAGCTTCGATTTATCTGGGTTACGTAGCAGCGGCATATGACACAGCTTAGGCATATCCCAGCCAAAGTACTGGTATAGCAACTTATGCTTAGGCGCTGAGTTGATCCACTCTTCACCTCGGATAACGTGCGTAATCTCCATCAGGTGATCATCAACAACGTTCGCTAGGTGGTAAGTTGGCATACCATCAGACTTAAGAAGAATCTGTGCGTCGACTAGCGCCCAATCTAGTTCAATCGTGCCACGCAGCATATCGTCGATTTCACAGATACCTTCGACAGGCACCTTCATACGAACAACGAATGGCGCACCTGCAGCCTGACGTTTTTCAACTTCATCAGCAGGTAGTGCCAAGTCACACTCTTTAAGCGCACGGTTAATACCCTGCTCTTTTAGAGAGGCACGCAGCTCATCAAGCTCTTCACCGGTACGGTAACAGATGAACGCAGTACCCTCTTCAACAAGACGCATCGCAAAGTCTTTATAGGCATCTTTACGCTCAGACTGACGGTAAGGACCGTGCGGACCACCCACGTCTGGACCTTCGTCCCACTCCAAACCTAACCAACGCATAGAGTCTAGGATCGCCTGCTCCGACTCAGGTGTAGAACGCGTCTGATCGGTATCCTCGATACGCAGAATGAACTGACCGCCATGCTGGCGAGCAAAAGCAAGGTTAAACAATGCGATGTAGGCAGTACCTACGTGTGGATCGCCTGTTGGAGATGGAGCAACACGTGTACGAACAGTCATAAACTTAATAGATCCGAAAATTAATAATGGCGTGAATTATAAAGAAGTGTTGTCAGATCTTAAACCGACAAATCGATTGTAGGTACAGAGTTTATCGCGCCTACGTTAGACCTCTCCAACGGTGCGAACTTAACCTGTTGGAGCCTTATCGAAGATGAGGCGATTAGACTTAAATTAGAGCTTCGCGGCCTATTCTAGACCGCTCCAACGGTGATCAGACCGCCGCCACTTTACGAATTAGTGCTTTTCGCTCTCTTGAGCTTCCTCTTCAGATGCAGCTTGCTGAGCTTGCAGCGATTTCATACCTAGCTCTGCAGCCTGAGCGAACTGACTGACTACCATTCCGCGCAATGCATCAATCTGATTCAGTGCATATTCAAGATTAGGGAACACAGCTGGCAATGGGCGAACTTGCTCATCTTCACCAACAAACACCGTATTAATGACTACACCTGCAGGTGTAAGCTCAACGTTAAACGCACTGCGCCCACGGATCTGCTGTTGGTTTTCATCAGCAGTTACTTCAGTCTTGTTATCTTCAGCCATATTGTTCTCGATATAAGTTTTAATCAGTGGGGAGTTTCAGGGTAAAACAAAAGACTATTTGCGTTCAATGTCTGGCGCAACATCTTTGTCGGTATGTCGACGCCCTTGATTACCAGCATCATTGAACACGTCAATCTTAGAATCCAATGACTGCCTACGATCTATGTCTTGTCTTCTGTCATCAAGCCGCTGACGCCGCTCAACACCTTTATACTCAGAAAATTCATGCTTTACCCACCAATACTTTGCTTGGACTACATTGTCATATATAGGGCTAAGTACCTTACCTTCTAAACTCTCCCAATAATATTGAGGTTCGCCTGAACGAAGATCTTTAACCAAGTGGAGTCGTCGGTTGCTTTTCCAAACCACAACCAAGAGCACCAACACTATACCTAAAGCTAGAGAAACTAATGTAAATTCAATCATCACAATTACCTCTAACCTAAGTATAGACGTTGAATCACTTTAGACCATCATAAGCAGCACTAAAGCCCTGTAGGGAGAAACCTAAGCTGTTTTGTTGCTGGCTAATTGGGGTAAATGCTAGCGTACCGACACTGGCTTTCTTAAAGTTATCCAGCAACTCCTGGTCGTTCTCAGCAAGCACAAAGCATGCAACATTATTACAGAAGCGCACATCTCGCTTGAGCGTTGGGCCTCCCTCAAAAGATAGCGACACCCCTTTAGAGAGATCAACCATCAATGGAACTGCCAGCTCAAAGACAGTCACCTCTGCATTGGGACGGTACCAATTTAACACCGCTACAGTTTGGCGCTGTTGATTTCCAAGCGTCTGAGTAGCACGACACTGTGAAGCGTCGGCTCTTTCAACACAGATCGACTCCCAATCCTTGAAGCGTTGACTGGTTGTCTTCTCATCCGGACCTTCAGCAAATGCATTTAAAAATGTCACTGCTACAAAGAAAGACAAAAGTGAAGAGAGTATTAAACGCATCTTAAACCTCACACATAAAACCAAAACAGCGCCCTCTATAGGTAAAGAGCGCTGTAAGAAACACTAATTAGTATGCAGTGTCGTTTGGATTAGCGTAAAGTTCTTTGTTTAGAGCATCAATCTTAACTTGTGCACTTCGGCCGTATGGAGGAATTGCACTACCAAACCACTTACTAAATAGCTGCTCCATCTCGCCACTAGTTTGCAAATCGGCAATCGTACGATCTGCAATGGCTTTAAATTCCGCATCACCCTTAGGCAGCATACACGCATAACCTGAAGGGTTAGAACCCACTAGGTTAACCTGATAGCTAGTTGAGTCGTTTAGACGCAGCATTTCACGCATAACAAGACCTACGTTACTGAAGAAACCATCAGCATCGCCTTTATCGACAGCATCAATTGCACGAGGGTTGTTCGGAAGCTTTACAAGCTCAGCATTCAGTGGTTGGGCGTTGGCAACGTTTCGAGAATCTTCAACAACAGCAAGGCGCTTGCCTGCTGCACTCGCTGCATCAACTATGCCACTATCCTGTTTAGATGCAATTGCATCGCTTGAGATGAAGAAGGTATTGGAGAAATTTACAAACTGCTCACGGCTTTTTTGATGTGAGGTAGACGTACACTCGAGATCAATAACATTTGCAGAAACCAATGCTATACGAGTAGAGACTGTCATAGGGTTCCAACGAATTTCAAGCTTATCCAAGCCCAGTTCAATTCGAACCTGTTCAGCTATGCGTTGGCTTAGCTCTGCACCAAATCCCTGAACACCGTTATTATCTAAGTAGCTGAACGGCATACCCGTCTCGTAGTAGCCCAAAATAATCGTTTTGTGCTCTTTGATACGTTCCAGTCGGCTAGTCTCAGTATCGGCTGCGTATACAGCTGATGAACCTGCGATGCTTAAACCAAGAAGTAGTGAACTTAGCTTTTTCATGTTTATCTCCAGTTAGTAACTTTAAAAACTGATTTCTCTTACGATTACTGAGGCAACTGCGTTGAACAACCTTTCAATCAGTGAACGACTCTGTGTATTAATGACTGCAGAGCCAACACCAACTGTATTTTGTTCAGGCAGCTGTTCCAACTTAATTTTTACTCCATAGAGGGTTGATGCAGGCGTCAGACCTTCCTGATCAGCCTCCACTAATACCTCACCACCAAAGGCTGCACTTAGGGCAACACTTGGAAGATTTGTTGTGCGCTGGTGATTAATGCTGATCACTTTACCTTCTAGTGAGTCAGTTGGGTTGTTAGCTGAATAAAAAATAACAGCATTACCCTCTTCAATCAGCGCAATCTCATCCTGTTGGACAAAGGCTTCTACTATTGTTTGGTTAGAATCAATTAACGTTGCTAGCGGCGATTGATCATTAACAAACACACCCTTAGCAAGCATGGGATCAAGGTCAGTCACCCTACCAGCCATCGAAGCTACAACTGTAAGCTTGTCTATCTGTGCTAGAGCTTGTTTCTCTTGAGCATCGATCTTTTTCCACTGTTCCAAAAGACCGGCGCGCTCGCTCTCACCACCCCTAATGCCGATTAAACTCGTCAGTTGTTCTTCAATGGAAACTTTTTGTGATCTTGAAAGAGCGACAGACCAACTCAAACTAGAATCTTCAATCTCAAACAGTACATCACCCTGTTCATAATAGTGCCCCTCAAAGGGGATACTTCGCAACACACCTGAACCAGATGCGTACACCGAGCTAGCATTCTCTGCTTCTAAAAGGGCTGGTGCAGTAGTTGTGCTTTTCCATGGAATAACCATTAACGCGATGAGCCCAGCGAGAAGTGAAATCAATAACAGTTTTCGATTCAATTTTGTTCCGGCCCAACCCTCTTTCCATACACCAAACTCTTTAAATACAGGGCGCAAAACAAACCACCATATCTCGACAATACCTAAGAAGATCCCAAGTGCTTTAAAAAAGAAGTAGTAGACCGCTACTGCAATTCCAATGAATACAATGACGCGATAGAACCAAGTCGCTATTGCAAAACCTATGTAGAAGCGACGGCGACGAGAAGAGGTAACCTCAGGGTATTCGATATCCCAACCCAACAAAATACGGCGTAAGCAAGTTTTTGCGGCATCCCCTGCGCGTTGGTGCAAGTTTGGAATATTTAGGGAATCAGAAAGGATGTAGTAACCATCAAAACGTAAGAATGGACTCACATTGATCAGTAACGAAATTACCCAGGCTGTCGTAGCCAAAAAAAACAGACCATTACGCAGTGGTCCATCGGGTGTTAAATTCCATGCAAGCAGAGCAAAGACAGCGATAGACAACTCTGTCGCAACACCTGCTGACGCAATGCCCAAGCGATGTTTAGAGCGTTTTAAACGCCAGGTTTCGCCTGTATCGGTATAAAGCATGGGCCACATAACAACAAAGGCAACCCCCATATGAGAAACACGGGTCCCAAAATGGGTAGCAGTGTATGCATGGCCTAATTCATGCAAGCTTTTTGTGATAATTAACGCGACCATATAACCTGCAATACCCTCAAGGGTCAGAGTATCAACAAAGGTCGCAGCAAAAAGATCGAATTGCTGCACAGTGAAATAGAAAGCAGCAAAGGCAGAAATCATCAATACGATTAATGCAGTTTGACTAAACAGCCCCTTCACATAAGGGTAAGTAGCTGAAAGGAATCGATCCGGATGAAAAATCGGAACCCTGAAAAAAAGGTAGTTATGTAGTAACTGTTTCCAAATAGGTAATTTGCGTTTTTTAGACTCTTCGATCAAAGCCGAAGTCGCCTCGTAACCCCGCTGCACGACAAGTTTTGACTTAGTTAAAAACTCTAAAAGCCCCTCTAGCTCTTCTGATGAAGCATTAAGAGGTGTTTCTTTGTTTGTCTTTTCAAGAATTGACTCTTTTTTACCTAAGCGCCATCGTGAAAGGAGTTCAAACTCCAACCAACCGATCTGATAAAACTGATTAGTAATGGGGTCCTGAATAGTCCAACAGGGTGAACCATCGTCATGGGGTGCAGCAGTGTGCAAGCGCAAATCTTCACGCAAAGCAGGTACCGCGCCAATAAAAGCTTCTTGAGGAATCATAGACCCAACCACTGTCTAAGCCCCCCTATTGGTCGACGGAACATCCAGTAAGCTAAAGATCGCTCCTCACCATACACTTTGGCGACGCCACGTAAGCCGATTCGTGGTGATTGATTCTCTTGTAACTCACCACGCAAGTAGTAGGCTGCAATGCCATTTGGTGACTGGCTAACTCGATAACTTGTTTTAGATAGTGTTGCGGCAATTGGATTGAGAGGATCAATCTGCAGGAATATGCGCACATCCGCACCCTGCTCAAGGTTAATCGCATCATTTGCAGGCAACCAAAGCGCAACGCCTAACCGAGTTTCATCAGCCAGTTCTGCTACTCGCTCACCTGTTACAACCGGTTTACCTAACCAATCGTTTTTATCGCTATAGATAAATAGACCATCACGGTTCGCTTTTGCAACCATGCGATCCGACAAATCTTTTAACGAAGCGAGTGTTAACTCTTGTTCACGCAGTTTACCGCGTAAAGAGGCCAACTCAGCTTTACTCTGTGAGTCGTTAAAAGATTGCTGCTGGGCACGATGTAGGTCAGCCTTTGCTATCTCAATCGTCTGCTTGGCAACTGCAATTTCGTTTTGTAGCTCTCGCTGATCCAGCTCAAACAGTGGTACGCCTACTTTCACAGGGTTGTTTGGTTCTACAAAAAACCGCTCTATGACACCAGCAGCAGGTGAACTCACCACTTCAGAGTTTAAAGAGATGATTTCTGCTTCAGCCATAGCAGTAAGTCGAACGGGTATAAAACCTGACGCGATAAGCGCTGCTAAACAGACCCAGAGAATAGGCTTAGTCGATGTTAGGCGTGCAAAAAGGGAAGGTTTTTTACGATTGACCTGCGCCGCTATACAGTGCTGCCACTGTTCAGCTAAAAGATTGATAAGTTGCTGGTCTGTTTCACTCCATGCTTTTTCACGAACTAAAAAGACCACACCAATGCACTTTTTGGCCTCTAAAACAGGGACAACATAAGCAAACGCAGGCCACCACTCACCCCAACCATCAGCCAAGTCATTTGGAAGATCTTGCTGAGTGAAAGGCTGCGGGGACACTATCGAACCATTCTTGAGAAGGTATTTTTGAACACGATCTAGCCATAGCGTGAAAGGGGTCGCTTCTTTGGTCGGCGTTAACCCTGTTACAGAAGAGATTTTTAATCGACCAGTCTTCGTTGGAAGGTAAACCGAGGCCTGACGGAACTTTAAAACTTGCCAAGTATCATTAACTATAATGAAGCCGAGCTCTTGTAAATTTTCAGCTTTAATTAAACGTTGATTCAACGTTAAAAGGGCTGATAGTACAGACTCGGCCACAGAAAATAACCCTTAGCGAGAGAACTGAGCATTACCGCTCATTCCAGGAAGTAAGTTGCTTGGCGCTTTAGTAATTTCAGCTTCAACCTTAATAGTATGACTGACACTATCTACGGTAGAGTTGATTGCAGAAAGTTTTGCAGCGTAAGATTGACCCGTCTCAGAAATAGACAGGATCACCTCATCCTTCAGCTTAACCTCTTTTAACCAACTCGCCGGGATGTTCATAACGGCTTTTAGCCCATTGGTGCTGATGATATCAACCAGAGGTTCGCCCTGCGCAACTCCCTGATGAGGATTCACTCGAACGTTGGCAATCTTTCCAGAGAAAGGCGCACGAACATCACACTGGTCTGCCAAAGCTTCAAAGTAATCTAACTGAGCCTTAGTACGACTAGCTTCTGTCGCTGCTAGCGTCACTTCGATCTCACCCGCTTGTGACAGCCCTTGAAGCTTCAGCTTATTTTCATAAGCCACTTGGGCAGCAGCAAACTCAGCTTCACCCATACCCACCTGAGCATCACGGTCAGCACAGACAAATGAGATCAATAGATCACCCTTCTTAAACGACGAACCAAGTGAAACATTATGTTTAGCCACACGACCAAACATAGGGCTTGCAAGCGTGGTCTCAATAGGTGCGATCAACAAAGCAGGCACCTGGTTATCAGACGTTGGAGCAGCAAGCTGCTGCTCAATTTGACTGATAATCCTGGGTTTCTCTGATTCAGCTGCTGCTAGATCCCCACTTGTGGCAACTAGCGCTAGAGCAAGAGTAAGCAGAGCTTTATTAGCCATACTCAATCTCATTTAGTTGATGCGTTTGCCAACCAACCACGGATCTGGCCAACGTTTGCCAAAACCGCTGATTCTGCAAATGTTTGGATCACAAGATCACTAGGGTTAGCGACCAAAGTAGAGCTATAAGTAGCTGAATCAACAACAGTGCCGAAGGCATCGACCAGTTTTAGCTCCCAGCTAGCTGGACGAACACGGCGCTGAATAGGCTCAATGTTAAGAGACATATTCAACATGTAGAGTGCATCGTTGCTAGTTTCTAGCTGATTACGCTCAAGCAAAGCGTCGATCGCCGTCAAAAGACCCGCTTTTGAAGCGTCGCTAACACCGTTCATCATCAAATTAATAGAAGGTAGTTCAACCGGAATCACATCAGCGTGTGCAAAGAAGTTATCTTCAACTTCAGCAACGTAATTTGTAATAGCACCACCAACTTCAGCTAGAGCGCCATCTTGGTTTAGGCCTGTTGGAATAACCTCAAAGCCAACTGAGTTGTAGATTCGACCAAAAGCAGCCTGAGCCGCAGCATAGGCACCGTAGCGTTTGAATTCAGAGTTAAGCGCACGCGTCTTGGCACGAATCACTTCAAGTTCTGCGTTCAACTCAGAACCCTGTGCCGCTTCAGCAAATGCCGCCATACGCTGGTCAACTAGGAAAGACTCTTCGGCTGTATCGAGTTCTTTTAGAGTCAGTTTGTATCGTTCAATAGCTACTCGAACCTGAGTCAACACAGCGATCGACAGTGCCATACGGCGAGTATCGTCAACGGTCTTCTGATCTTCGAGCGTATCATCCAGTGTACGGTAGCTAAGAAGTTTAAATAGGTTCCAGTTAATGCTTGCACCCGTTTGGATCCAATCA includes these proteins:
- a CDS encoding HlyD family efflux transporter periplasmic adaptor subunit: MIPQEAFIGAVPALREDLRLHTAAPHDDGSPCWTIQDPITNQFYQIGWLEFELLSRWRLGKKESILEKTNKETPLNASSEELEGLLEFLTKSKLVVQRGYEATSALIEESKKRKLPIWKQLLHNYLFFRVPIFHPDRFLSATYPYVKGLFSQTALIVLMISAFAAFYFTVQQFDLFAATFVDTLTLEGIAGYMVALIITKSLHELGHAYTATHFGTRVSHMGVAFVVMWPMLYTDTGETWRLKRSKHRLGIASAGVATELSIAVFALLAWNLTPDGPLRNGLFFLATTAWVISLLINVSPFLRFDGYYILSDSLNIPNLHQRAGDAAKTCLRRILLGWDIEYPEVTSSRRRRFYIGFAIATWFYRVIVFIGIAVAVYYFFFKALGIFLGIVEIWWFVLRPVFKEFGVWKEGWAGTKLNRKLLLISLLAGLIALMVIPWKSTTTAPALLEAENASSVYASGSGVLRSIPFEGHYYEQGDVLFEIEDSSLSWSVALSRSQKVSIEEQLTSLIGIRGGESERAGLLEQWKKIDAQEKQALAQIDKLTVVASMAGRVTDLDPMLAKGVFVNDQSPLATLIDSNQTIVEAFVQQDEIALIEEGNAVIFYSANNPTDSLEGKVISINHQRTTNLPSVALSAAFGGEVLVEADQEGLTPASTLYGVKIKLEQLPEQNTVGVGSAVINTQSRSLIERLFNAVASVIVREISF
- a CDS encoding efflux RND transporter periplasmic adaptor subunit, translating into MANKALLTLALALVATSGDLAAAESEKPRIISQIEQQLAAPTSDNQVPALLIAPIETTLASPMFGRVAKHNVSLGSSFKKGDLLISFVCADRDAQVGMGEAEFAAAQVAYENKLKLQGLSQAGEIEVTLAATEASRTKAQLDYFEALADQCDVRAPFSGKIANVRVNPHQGVAQGEPLVDIISTNGLKAVMNIPASWLKEVKLKDEVILSISETGQSYAAKLSAINSTVDSVSHTIKVEAEITKAPSNLLPGMSGNAQFSR
- the gltX gene encoding glutamate--tRNA ligase, giving the protein MTVRTRVAPSPTGDPHVGTAYIALFNLAFARQHGGQFILRIEDTDQTRSTPESEQAILDSMRWLGLEWDEGPDVGGPHGPYRQSERKDAYKDFAMRLVEEGTAFICYRTGEELDELRASLKEQGINRALKECDLALPADEVEKRQAAGAPFVVRMKVPVEGICEIDDMLRGTIELDWALVDAQILLKSDGMPTYHLANVVDDHLMEITHVIRGEEWINSAPKHKLLYQYFGWDMPKLCHMPLLRNPDKSKLSKRKNPTSILYYKRMGYLPEALLNYLGRMGWSMPDESEKFTRQQMFDNFDIQRVSLGGPVFDQEKLSWLNGLWIREELDPAAFAAEFQKWALNPEYLMQIIPLIQPRVEKFSDVAPLASFFLSGMMPISLESFAHKSLDEESVRRILQFAVWHLDQQRAWDRDSLFNSLKGLSDAMDIKIRDFLFPLFVAIAGTSQSVSVVDSMSILGPDMSRARLRHALDIVGGPSKKQTKVWEKEFQTLQA
- a CDS encoding amino acid ABC transporter substrate-binding protein, which codes for MKKLSSLLLGLSIAGSSAVYAADTETSRLERIKEHKTIILGYYETGMPFSYLDNNGVQGFGAELSQRIAEQVRIELGLDKLEIRWNPMTVSTRIALVSANVIDLECTSTSHQKSREQFVNFSNTFFISSDAIASKQDSGIVDAASAAGKRLAVVEDSRNVANAQPLNAELVKLPNNPRAIDAVDKGDADGFFSNVGLVMREMLRLNDSTSYQVNLVGSNPSGYACMLPKGDAEFKAIADRTIADLQTSGEMEQLFSKWFGSAIPPYGRSAQVKIDALNKELYANPNDTAY
- a CDS encoding invasion associated locus B family protein; its protein translation is MRLILSSLLSFFVAVTFLNAFAEGPDEKTTSQRFKDWESICVERADASQCRATQTLGNQQRQTVAVLNWYRPNAEVTVFELAVPLMVDLSKGVSLSFEGGPTLKRDVRFCNNVACFVLAENDQELLDNFKKASVGTLAFTPISQQQNSLGFSLQGFSAAYDGLK
- a CDS encoding HlyD family efflux transporter periplasmic adaptor subunit; its protein translation is MAESVLSALLTLNQRLIKAENLQELGFIIVNDTWQVLKFRQASVYLPTKTGRLKISSVTGLTPTKEATPFTLWLDRVQKYLLKNGSIVSPQPFTQQDLPNDLADGWGEWWPAFAYVVPVLEAKKCIGVVFLVREKAWSETDQQLINLLAEQWQHCIAAQVNRKKPSLFARLTSTKPILWVCLAALIASGFIPVRLTAMAEAEIISLNSEVVSSPAAGVIERFFVEPNNPVKVGVPLFELDQRELQNEIAVAKQTIEIAKADLHRAQQQSFNDSQSKAELASLRGKLREQELTLASLKDLSDRMVAKANRDGLFIYSDKNDWLGKPVVTGERVAELADETRLGVALWLPANDAINLEQGADVRIFLQIDPLNPIAATLSKTSYRVSQSPNGIAAYYLRGELQENQSPRIGLRGVAKVYGEERSLAYWMFRRPIGGLRQWLGL
- a CDS encoding IclR family transcriptional regulator, whose amino-acid sequence is MSDTSGSKIQVIDRAVQILEALARYSKPVKLKILSAETGLHPSTVHRILHSLIDNHFVENNGNGEYRLGQKLIQLTNGLHSEIDIRAVALPHMEALRDRTGETVNLTLREGDVVIYFEKATPNRMMHVNQLIGSRAPLHVTAVGKLMLGLGGESGIEGYAKRTNLPAYTRNTLSNLDKLKEDCLINVEQGYALDNEEAEIGVGCIGVLLYDRNGKVAAGLSVSAPIERRKPEWIEDIKRVGAQISEQLGYRS